Proteins encoded by one window of Maniola hyperantus chromosome 10, iAphHyp1.2, whole genome shotgun sequence:
- the LOC117985996 gene encoding ER membrane protein complex subunit 2-like, with protein sequence MSYNNYEDLSRNEIIDLLRQWRENNERKGEEVLTLFDTIIPVFKKLGSEKYVILEQVIYAALDCHYYETAMWWIMLLNMEFPGSLRVMRYKAACLEAEEKYDEALELLDNIIKSDETNAAARKRRICILKAQGLITDAIKELVDYLKKFMSDMEAWQELSELYLQVQEYSKAAFCAEELILHQPHNHLMHQRLADIRYTMGGIENMELAKSYYCQALKLNPDNTRATLGLFLVTNALVGQYKSSGGAKRADAWRLAQWAQRGAAPDLSAAMLHLAITD encoded by the exons ATGTCTTATAATAATTACGAAGACTTGAGCCGAAACG aaataattgatttgctACGACAATGGCGTGAAAACAACGAGAGGAAGGGCGAAGAAGTTTTGACCTTATTTGACACAATCATTCCAGTATTTAAGAAATTAGGCAGTGAGA AGTATGTGATACTGGAGCAAGTGATATACGCGGCTCTGGACTGCCACTACTATGAGACGGCCATGTGGTGGATCATGCTGCTCAACATGGAGTTCCCGGGCAGTCTGCGTGTCATGCGCTACAAAGCTGCCTGCTTGGAGGCTGAGGAGAA aTACGATGAAGCACTAGAGCTGCtggataatataataaagtCGGACGAGACCAACGCCGCCGCGCGCAAGCGGCGCATCTGCATTTTGAAGGCGCAGGGGCTTATCACTGACGCTATCAAAGAGTTGGTGGATTATTTGAAGAA ATTCATGTCAGATATGGAGGCTTGGCAGGAGTTGTCGGAGCTGTACCTGCAGGTGCAGGAGTACTCCAAGGCTGCCTTCTGTGCTGAAGAGCTGATCCTGCACCAGCCACACAACCATCTCATGCACCAGCGCCTTGCTGACATACGCTACACTATG GGTGGAATAGAAAACATGGAGTTAGCAAAATCATATTACTGCCAAGCATTGAAACTCAACCCAGATAATACAAGAGCGACGCTTGGCTTGTTTTTG GTAACTAACGCGCTGGTGGGACAGTACAAGAGCTCGGGCGGCGCCAAGCGCGCAGACGCGTGGCGACTGGCGCAGTGGGCgcagcgcggcgcggcgcccgaCCTCTCCGCCGCCATGCTGCACCTCGCCATCACCGACTAA
- the LOC117985991 gene encoding uncharacterized protein: MDSRVQCPVCTLYLHSGMSLESHLDTHPKDQVIKALCNLSAKSNGYGSRTSTPHSERSYRSRSRTPATDDGRWTSSHRNNENDRYWRRTPSRNKSTPLSSRNGTPDIRVGNITFENENTFNTNSNQCSDVYTGRSDKTQQPYGSTSHLPSCNYDQRYPFYPEQQEEAEIKYSRSSEYTAQNVNSSSVFSHNMPLGPVPKHANVVPAISRRPNERDFVKILPKQSNILLKTNVGSGVQYVTPASKQLHVVMPTAPQFVQKNVQNNMIMTGNLSSGQIIDPKLMAPPLTNQFNQLTSGTFTPGTTVVTQNSQIIYREMVHNLEKPFIPTMPTVLGSVENVTNVAQSSAMYQNLMVVDQFGNTSCMYTAPQTMITKPCNPTVFSENMTYLQTVVDKSGPNLSNENKTLLIEVRPISETPHPSTSSHQPPLSKSNHINKKLEQKRPTSRDSTPGPNKGLKILSNIKVEVPVQHHKNMLNTIMDLTGSGESEYTALPISPERILPDLDENNQSLCDDSTQPSTSSSDSTTSNTFCVIQNASNLSGKDSSKSDSKMDTEFSDSCPVPDLICNEKPSISPCSELSEHGDNSTDRITISLKPEPPHTYQRSVISSTDTDNKQPRQYNPMRTNNVFKKQKKVLQIKNVKFPSTSTSNSSQSELEPVASSSRAKSPEGFKMSKRHHEEESNCSSQSSGTLLTVSIEKIKDSDDNDNEFDANTEEQSMDIEPVTPSNVNHSSQYSASVDIMVQVKEEINSSNDFSNEADRSGIDLAPMATLRPINVISYSNMEGDFDDDSNHRELLELEASSKNKQFVSMMNENYFGDNIYADYFTPDRVEAFEAEKESNYSKENNRDGMYIWGEPSQKESEFVLPNFIHESYKIAESNGIDYSEMGAEEQLEGDRCERDSKVDVLSESRSESEAPLNICTDEKMPPRGELSGQESNGDMESPWSGMYSSVPPAEPYDLMARESWVSDGSDVDANEKADHIEDDLHFPKTRMYNCAQCGTKFACLKEMRAHKALVHAPPTCSNAKTTYSRLVTARAIKKEEKPDEAVLSENLLLDSKEAISTTMQQVYDTMAETKPIVGLIKQETRRRRKDFKCPTCQVDQVTDTAFHAHLKTHPLLCLTCGKCFFRRANLALHLKTHLGIRNYKCDVCGKAFITRQKLSEHHNIHTGRAPVKCTECDDTFRRYSNMVQHRDRHHLKKKAKVRDFVCHHCGAVFHSRAKLLWHKETHDDKPKACLYCSDKFVHAASLTRHVRRAHNECFVADTHKGKIENVPCPVCKQMYLRPNLRAHLLTHSGKRPFHCVVCNKSFTTKWNLKLHRWTHVGRSAKPYKCSLCKGAFIRHTEYVSHMNAHKSVRPYTCKYCGCQFIRKYNCQRHVREHEMAKKYVCKVPECGKTFHRSYYLSEHMKVHSGARPFSCNICGKTSSNKSNHNKHVKIHHAREPIATEA; this comes from the exons ATGGATTCGAGGGTGCAATGCCCCGTGTGTACGCTGTACCTGCACAGTGGCATGTCATTGGAGTCCCATTTAGACACGCATCCGAAGGACCAAGTAATAAAAGCACTGTGCAACCTCTCCGCCAAGAGTAACGGGTACGGAAGCAGGACTTCCACCCCTCATTCGGAGCGGTCTTACCGAAGCAGGTCTCGGACTCCCGCCACTGATGATGGGCGATGGACTAGTTCTCATCGCAACAATGAAAACGATAGGTACTGGAGAAGAACACCCAGCCGCAACAAGTCCACTCCACTTTCGAGTAGGAACGGCACACCGGATATCAGGGTTGGCAATATCACATTCGAAAATGAGAATACCTTTAACACCAACTCCAACCAGTGTTCAGATGTGTACACTGGGAGGTCTGACAAAACTCAGCAGCCCTATGGATCCACCTCCCACTTGCCCAGCTGCAACTACGATCAGCGGTATCCATTCTACCCTGAACAGCAGGAAGAGGCTGAGATCAAATATTCTCGCAGCTCAGAGTATACTGCACAGAATGTCAATTCTAGTAGTGTGTTTTCACATAACATGCCTTTGGGGCCAGTCCCCAAGCATGCCAATGTCGTGCCCGCCATATCGAGGAGGCCTAACGAACGGGactttgtaaaaattttacctAAACAAAGTAATATACTCTTGAAAACAAATGTTGGGAGTGGAGTGCAGTATGTAACACCAGCCTCAAAGCAACTGCACGTAGTGATGCCCACGGCACCACAGTTTGTGCAGAAGAATGTACAAAACAACATGATCATGACTGGCAATTTATCTAGCGGCCAAATAATTGATCCCAAACTAATGGCACCACCACTAACTAATCAGTTCAACCAGCTAACCTCGGGGACTTTTACACCTGGAACCACTGTGGTCACCCAGAACTCGCAGATTATTTACAGAGAGATGGTGCACAACTTGGAGAAACCTTTCATACCAACTATGCCCACAGTTCTGGGCTCAGTGGAGAATGTCACCAATGTGGCGCAGAGCAGTGCCATGTACCAAAATCTTATGGTAGTTGACCAGTTTGGTAACACATCGTGCATGTATACAGCACCCCAGACTATGATAACCAAACCCTGTAACCCAACAGTGTTCAGTGAGAACATGACATACTTGCAAACTGTAGTGGATAAGTCAGGACCTAATTTGTCCAATGAAAATAAGACCCTCTTGATAGAAGTAAGGCCCATTTCTGAAACACCACACCCGAGCACCAGTTCTCACCAACCACCTCTGAGTAAATCCaatcatataaataaaaaactagagCAAAAACGACCCACATCAAGGGATAGTACTCCAGGCCCTAACAAAGGTCTTAAAATCCTCAGCAATATAAAGGTGGAGGTTCCTGTGCAGCATCACAAAAATATGCTCAATACTATTATGGATCTGACCGGATCAGGAGAATCGGAGTACACAGCACTGCCCATAAGCCCTGAGAGGATTCTACCAGATTTGGATGAGAACAACCAAAGTTTGTGTGACGATTCAACCCAACCCTCCACATCGAGCAGTGACAGTACAACTTCCAACACATTCTGTGTGATTCAAAATGCCAGCAATCTATCTGGTAAAGACTCTTCCAAATCTGACAGCAAAATGGACACAGAGTTCTCAGACAGCTGTCCCGTACCAGATCTTATTTGCAATGAGAAGCCTTCCATATCACCCTGCAGTGAGTTATCTGAACATGGGGATAATTCTACCGATCGGATCACAATATCTCTCAAACCTGAACCCCCTCATACTTACCAAAGAAGTGTGATAAGTAGCACCGATACTGACAATAAGCAACCAAGACAATACAACCCTATGAGGACAAACAATGTCTTCAAAAAACAAAAGAAGGTTTTGCAAATAAAGAACGTTAAATTCCCATCGACCAGTACAAGTAATTCAAGTCAATCTGAGCTGGAGCCAGTAGCCTCTTCTTCCAGAGCAAAATCACCGGAAGGCTTTAAGATGAGCAAAAGGCATCACGAAGAAGAAAGCAATTGCAGCTCCCAGTCCTCGGGAACTCTTCTTACCGTTTCAATTGAGAAAATCAAAGACAGTGATGACAATGATAACGAATTTGACGCGAACACGGAAGAGCAATCGATGGATATCGAACCGGTTACACCTTCCAATGTTAATCATTCCAGCCAGTATTCAGCCTCGGTAGATATCATGGTGCAAGTCAAAGAAGAAATCAATTCAAGTAATGATTTCAGCAACGAAGCGGACAGGTCTGGCATAGATCTTGCACCGATGGCTACTTTGAGGCCCATCAACGTGATCAGTTACAGCAACATGGAAGGGGACTTCGATGATGACTCGAATCATAGGGAACTGTTGGAGTTGGAAGCGTCATCCAAGAACAAGCAGTTCGTATCGATGATGAACGAAAATTATTTCGGCGATAATATTTACGCGGATTACTTCACTCCCGATCGGGTGGAAGCTTTCGAAGCTGAGAAGGAGTCGAattattccaaagaaaataacaGAGACGGGATGTATATTTGGGGGGAGCCTTCCCAGAAGGAGAGTGAGTTTGTGTTGCCCAATTTCATTCACGAAAGCTACAAAATCGCGGAGTCTAACGGCATCGACTATTCAGAAATGGGTGCGGAGGAGCAATTAGAGGGCGATAGGTGTGAGAGAGACAGCAAAGTGGATGTTTTGAGCGAGAGTAGGAGCGAAAGTGAGGCTCCACTGAACATTTGCACGGACGAGAAAATGCCGCCGAGAGGAGAACTGAGCGGGCAAGAGAGCAATGGAGATATGGAGTCCCCTTGGAGTGga ATGTACTCAAGCGTGCCGCCAGCGGAGCCCTACGACCTCATGGCGCGCGAGAGCTGGGTCTCCGACGGCTCCGACGTGGACGCCAATGAGAAGGCTGATCACAT AGAAGACGATCTCCACTTCCCCAAGACTCGTATGTACAACTGTGCGCAGTGTGGCACCAAGTTCGCGTGCCTGAAGGAGATGCGCGCGCACAAGGCGCTGGTGCACGCGCCGCCCACGTGCTCCAACGCCAAGACCACGTACAGCCGCCTCGTCACCGCCAGGGCCATCAAGAAGGAGGAAAAACCTGATGAAGCTGTGTTGTCAG AAAATCTCTTATTAGACTCAAAGGAGGCCATATCGACCACAATGCAACAAGTATACGACACTATGGCGGAAACCAAACCAATCGTTGGGCTCATCAAGCAGGAGACCAGGAGGAGACGCAAGGACTTCAAGTGCCCAACGTGCCAAGTGGACCAAGTGACGGATACTGCCTTCCACGCGCATCTTAAGACGCACCCACTGCTGTGTTTGACGTGTGGAAAGTGCTTCTTCCGGCGTGCTAACCTCGCACTGCATCTCAAAACGCATCTCGGCATCAGGAATTATAA ATGTGATGTGTGCGGGAAGGCGTTCATCACGCGGCAGAAGCTGTCCGAGCACCACAACATCCACACCGGGCGTGCGCCCGTCAAGTGCACCGAGTGTGACGACACCTTCAGACGTTACTCCAACATGGTTCAGCACag AGACCGCCACCACTTGAAGAAGAAGGCGAAAGTGCGCGACTTTGTGTGCCACCACTGCGGTGCCGTGTTCCACTCGCGCGCCAAGCTGCTGTGGCACAAGGAGACGCACGACGACAAGCCCAAGGCCTGCCTCTACTGCAGCGACAAGTTCGTACACGCGGCGTCGCTCACGCGCCACGTGCGTCGCGCGCACAACGAGTGCTTCGTGGCCGACACTCACAAAGGCAAGATCGAGAATGTGCCTTGTCCCGTCTGCAAGCAG ATGTACCTGCGGCCGAACCTGCGCGCGCACCTGCTGACGCACAGCGGCAAGCGGCCCTTCCACTGCGTGGTGTGCAACAAGTCGTTCACCACCAAGTGGAACCTCAAGCTGCACCGCTGGACCCACGTGGGCCGCTCCGCCAAGCCGTACAAGTGCTCCCTGTGCAAGGGCGCCTTCATCCGGCACACCGAGTACGTGTCCCACATGAACGCGCACAAGTCCGTGCGCCCGTACACGTGCAAATACTGCGGCTGTCAGTTCATCAGGAAGTACAACTGTCAGAGGCACGTGCGGGAGCACGAGATGGCGAAGAAGTACGTGTGCAAAGTGCCCGAATGCGGGAAGACGTTCCATAGGAGTTACTACCTCTCCGAACACATGAAAGTGCACAGTGGGGCGCGCCCGTTCTCCTGCAACATCTGCGGGAAGACTTCCAGTAATAAGTCCAATCATAATAAGCACGTGAAGATTCACCACGCGCGGGAACCCATCGCTACTGAGGCGTAA